A genomic stretch from Barnesiella intestinihominis YIT 11860 includes:
- a CDS encoding NAD(P)/FAD-dependent oxidoreductase produces the protein MSTEKKLQHIVIVGGGFAGFLLAKRINPEKFRVTLVDRKNFHAFPPLFYQIASSGLEPAAICFPFRKELRKLRHVRFHMGEALAVDTQKQILTTNTGNINYDYLVLATGTTNNFFNMPELRERVYTLKSTAEAIRLRNEILFCLERACTCADPESRRTLLCFTVVGGGPTGVEIAGALGEMKKYILSREYPEISPCDMRVVIVEGSDRLLQNMSTEASTKSRQYLEQLEVEVITGHTMKSFDGTYVSFDNGDKIKCHTLIWTAGITGEPLKGIPETSIGKGRRIVTDEYNRVVGCENLFAIGDIALLTEKNYPKGHPQVAQVAIQQSKLLAKNLNRNSFETPFRYKDKGNMATIGRNRAVADLPYLKLYGRPAWFTWMGVHLVSILGMKNKIITFLNWCWYYFTYNATLRLLIRPTRYPKRNEE, from the coding sequence ATGAGCACAGAAAAAAAACTACAACACATCGTTATCGTCGGAGGCGGATTTGCCGGATTTTTACTGGCCAAACGAATTAATCCTGAAAAGTTCAGAGTGACCTTAGTCGATAGAAAAAATTTTCATGCCTTTCCTCCTCTGTTTTATCAAATAGCCTCGTCGGGACTTGAACCGGCCGCCATTTGTTTTCCTTTCAGGAAAGAGCTACGTAAATTACGTCACGTCCGTTTCCATATGGGAGAAGCTCTTGCAGTAGATACTCAAAAGCAAATTTTAACGACCAATACAGGAAATATAAATTATGATTATTTGGTACTCGCCACAGGCACAACCAATAATTTTTTCAATATGCCCGAATTAAGGGAACGAGTATATACTCTGAAATCTACTGCCGAGGCTATCCGACTAAGAAATGAAATACTATTCTGTTTAGAGCGGGCCTGTACCTGCGCCGATCCCGAATCGCGCCGCACGCTTCTCTGCTTCACGGTTGTCGGCGGAGGCCCGACCGGAGTCGAAATAGCGGGTGCTTTGGGTGAAATGAAAAAGTACATTCTGTCTCGAGAATATCCCGAGATCAGTCCTTGCGATATGCGCGTCGTTATCGTCGAAGGTTCAGACCGCCTATTACAGAATATGAGTACAGAAGCCTCTACCAAATCTCGACAATACCTCGAACAACTCGAAGTCGAAGTCATTACCGGACATACCATGAAATCGTTCGACGGGACTTACGTGAGTTTTGACAACGGCGATAAAATAAAATGCCATACCCTCATCTGGACAGCAGGTATCACCGGCGAACCTTTGAAAGGAATTCCAGAAACGTCCATAGGGAAAGGAAGACGAATCGTCACAGACGAATACAACCGGGTCGTCGGGTGTGAAAACCTTTTCGCAATCGGCGATATAGCCCTGCTTACCGAAAAAAACTATCCCAAAGGTCACCCGCAAGTAGCTCAGGTAGCCATACAACAAAGCAAATTGTTAGCAAAAAATTTGAACCGGAACAGTTTCGAAACGCCTTTTCGTTATAAAGATAAAGGAAACATGGCAACCATTGGCCGTAATCGTGCCGTAGCCGACTTGCCCTATCTAAAATTATACGGGCGGCCGGCTTGGTTCACATGGATGGGAGTTCATTTGGTTTCCATATTAGGCATGAAAAATAAAATTATCACTTTTCTAAACTGGTGTTGGTACTATTTTACCTATAACGCCACCTTACGATTGTTGATACGCCCGACCCGATATCCGAAACGGAATGAAGAATAA
- a CDS encoding TolC family protein — protein sequence MKKVTSVFLCCFLFIALNYAQSGQVMTLKECIEMGIANNLSLQNKNLNVQKSKYGISENRFKLLPVINAFANFTNSPEPAVSVTDGSKYGTPYNVTKTLRYNANGGLQLQLPLYNQTLYTSIAISELVNRIDLLSYEKAKEDLIVEIGKLYFLGQTTICQLQIIEGNIARLDSLRNITQAFFDNGMAMDVDVKRVEINLENMRVQYHNAQAMLNQQLNLLKYTLDLPSEYEITLTPLNPDITGNVRFNGLSDSLYELQLLDTQTQLLKKQGRIINQGYIPSLNFTSQLAYSAYTDKFKHFFHSHISNKWYESFNFGLSLKIPIFDGLSKHTKKQQANVEYRKAVLQQENTRKQLETQYTNSVSDLMNNQRNYEKQQSNYKLAEEVYLVTTDKYKEGIASMTELLQDELRLTEAQNGYLSAHYNYKIAELNLLKLTQQLDILTQ from the coding sequence ATGAAAAAAGTCACTAGCGTATTTTTGTGCTGTTTTTTATTTATTGCACTCAATTATGCCCAATCTGGACAAGTGATGACATTGAAAGAATGCATCGAAATGGGCATAGCGAATAATCTCTCCCTGCAAAATAAAAATCTAAATGTCCAAAAAAGCAAATACGGGATCTCTGAAAACAGGTTCAAACTGTTACCGGTCATCAATGCTTTCGCCAATTTTACCAATAGTCCCGAACCGGCCGTTTCGGTAACCGACGGAAGCAAATATGGAACTCCCTATAACGTCACCAAGACACTACGATACAATGCCAATGGCGGTTTACAACTGCAACTACCATTATATAATCAGACCCTATATACAAGTATCGCCATCTCGGAATTAGTAAATCGGATAGACCTATTGTCTTACGAAAAAGCCAAAGAGGATCTTATCGTCGAAATAGGGAAACTCTATTTCTTGGGACAAACGACCATCTGTCAATTACAAATTATCGAAGGAAATATCGCCCGTCTAGATTCCCTTCGCAACATCACACAAGCATTCTTCGATAATGGAATGGCTATGGACGTAGATGTAAAACGTGTTGAAATAAATCTCGAAAATATGAGGGTTCAATATCACAACGCCCAAGCTATGCTTAACCAGCAACTCAACCTTCTGAAATATACGCTTGACCTTCCCTCGGAATACGAGATAACTCTTACCCCGCTCAATCCCGACATAACCGGGAATGTGCGTTTCAATGGTTTATCAGATTCGCTATACGAACTCCAATTACTGGATACTCAAACCCAATTATTAAAGAAACAAGGACGAATAATCAATCAAGGTTACATACCTTCGCTCAATTTCACCAGCCAACTGGCTTATTCGGCTTATACAGATAAATTCAAACATTTCTTCCACTCTCATATATCCAACAAATGGTACGAATCATTCAACTTCGGCCTGTCCTTGAAAATACCCATCTTCGATGGTCTGAGCAAACACACCAAAAAACAACAAGCCAACGTCGAATACCGAAAAGCTGTACTCCAACAGGAAAATACCCGCAAACAACTAGAAACACAGTACACTAACTCGGTATCGGATTTGATGAACAATCAACGCAATTACGAAAAACAACAAAGCAACTACAAGTTGGCCGAAGAAGTTTACTTGGTTACAACCGATAAATACAAAGAAGGAATAGCTTCCATGACCGAACTCTTACAAGATGAGCTCCGATTAACCGAAGCCCAAAACGGCTATTTGAGCGCGCACTACAATTATAAAATAGCAGAATTAAATTTGCTGAAATTAACCCAACAACTCGATATTCTCACCCAATAA
- a CDS encoding HlyD family secretion protein — translation MKKENSSHYKRSKKLKALRFGQYTLNAIGIIVLCYGVYEAACLFLNYKRCETSNDAQIEQYISPINIRVPGYVKKVYFTEHQFVHKGDTLLVLDDREYRIRVSEAEAALKDAENGIAILSSSLTTTQATASVYDASIEEINTRISKLQKDLTRYRNLLQRNAATPIQVEQLETELTATLAKLEALKKQKAAATSGVNEVTNRKASVEAGILRAQAALEMARLNLSYTVVTAPCDGTLGRRALEDGQFVQGGQSLTYIIPDTQKWVIANYKETQIANLYEGQKVSIKVDAFPDKEFSGHISAISGATGSKYSLVPTDNSAGNFVKIQQRIPVRIEFDELSEEDNRLLAAGMMVIIKAKL, via the coding sequence ATGAAAAAAGAAAATAGCTCTCATTATAAACGGAGTAAAAAATTAAAAGCATTGCGTTTCGGACAATATACATTAAATGCAATCGGTATCATCGTTCTATGCTACGGAGTTTATGAAGCGGCTTGCCTTTTTCTCAATTACAAACGCTGCGAAACCAGCAACGATGCCCAAATAGAACAATATATATCGCCAATCAACATACGCGTACCGGGATATGTAAAGAAAGTTTACTTCACCGAACACCAATTCGTACACAAAGGCGACACATTACTTGTTCTGGACGATAGAGAATACCGTATACGAGTATCGGAAGCCGAGGCGGCTTTGAAAGATGCCGAAAACGGAATTGCAATCTTGTCTTCCAGTTTGACGACGACACAGGCAACTGCTTCGGTTTACGATGCCTCTATCGAGGAAATAAATACACGCATAAGCAAATTGCAAAAAGACTTGACTCGTTACCGCAACTTATTACAACGTAATGCGGCTACCCCCATACAAGTGGAACAACTCGAAACCGAGTTAACAGCAACACTCGCCAAGTTAGAAGCTCTGAAAAAACAGAAAGCCGCAGCCACTTCGGGAGTAAACGAAGTTACAAACCGCAAAGCATCGGTCGAAGCCGGAATATTAAGAGCCCAAGCAGCTTTGGAAATGGCTCGATTAAATTTGTCCTATACAGTAGTTACCGCCCCTTGTGACGGAACACTGGGAAGACGGGCCTTAGAGGACGGACAATTTGTACAAGGCGGTCAAAGTCTCACTTATATCATACCCGATACTCAAAAATGGGTGATTGCCAATTATAAAGAAACCCAAATAGCCAATTTATACGAAGGCCAAAAAGTAAGCATCAAAGTCGATGCCTTTCCCGATAAAGAGTTTTCGGGACACATATCGGCCATATCGGGAGCCACGGGTTCTAAATACTCCTTAGTACCTACCGATAATTCAGCCGGGAATTTCGTAAAAATACAACAACGTATTCCTGTAAGAATCGAGTTCGACGAATTATCGGAAGAAGACAACCGACTCTTAGCAGCCGGAATGATGGTTATTATAAAAGCTAAATTGTAA
- a CDS encoding MFS transporter, whose protein sequence is MAHTKNYPFYDWVPKPLGIIILIMLFCPIMFINGAYTINSGEMSSGLGIISEHIQYASYAGAIGMVVFAPFMQRVLAVRRPKMMLMTGFILLFWLSYICAITDSWLLLMLCSLITGFIRMALTLINLFALILYAFKIEASDIITPGAEATDPVVADKNDQAKGLTQPIIYLFFMLFAQAGNSLTAWLAYEYEWQYVYYYMMGMLMLSIVVVLSTMKYQRHLKKLNFNLRQFGDVIAASLMMMAGSFILIYGKTLDWFDNYYIRLAAILFLLSTAALIFIEGNLKHPYLKLGVFKQKNVIFASITFIMLMMINCSAMFVSVFTSISMKIDNFQNAMLGNYSLVGYVIGAILCMILSAFKIPFKYIFAFGFSFITAYAIYMYFQYQSMGLYEHMIWATILRSTGMMILYTMCAVLGSIRLPLKYMSSWIFVMLFARSIIGPTVGTAIYSNLLNERQQHYMATLSTGVDLMNPEIAGSFNQTVKGSQFMQGHSAETATTLATMQVSGRIQVQAMLSALKEITGWTIFASILFIIIVLCVRYKQPEYPGILNLKEKGAYVGKELA, encoded by the coding sequence ATGGCTCACACAAAAAATTATCCTTTTTACGACTGGGTTCCAAAACCACTGGGAATCATCATACTCATCATGCTATTCTGCCCTATTATGTTCATTAACGGGGCATATACCATAAATAGTGGAGAGATGTCGTCCGGTCTTGGAATTATCTCGGAGCACATTCAATATGCAAGCTATGCCGGAGCAATCGGCATGGTAGTATTCGCACCATTTATGCAACGAGTCTTGGCTGTGAGGAGACCCAAAATGATGTTAATGACAGGCTTCATTCTGTTATTTTGGCTCAGCTATATTTGTGCAATTACAGACAGTTGGTTACTACTCATGTTATGCAGTCTCATTACGGGTTTTATCCGCATGGCTCTCACTTTGATAAATCTATTTGCTCTCATACTGTATGCATTTAAGATAGAGGCCAGCGACATCATCACCCCGGGAGCCGAAGCCACCGATCCCGTAGTTGCCGACAAGAACGATCAAGCCAAAGGCCTCACACAACCTATCATTTATCTCTTTTTCATGCTCTTCGCGCAAGCCGGTAATTCGTTGACCGCATGGCTTGCCTATGAATATGAATGGCAATATGTCTATTACTATATGATGGGAATGTTGATGCTCTCAATCGTCGTTGTTCTTTCCACCATGAAATATCAGAGGCATCTGAAAAAGCTCAACTTCAATCTCCGTCAATTCGGCGATGTAATTGCCGCATCATTGATGATGATGGCTGGGTCATTCATACTGATTTATGGTAAAACACTCGACTGGTTTGACAACTACTACATACGGCTGGCCGCTATATTATTCCTACTGTCCACGGCCGCTCTCATTTTTATTGAGGGAAACTTGAAACACCCCTATCTGAAACTAGGAGTATTCAAACAGAAGAATGTTATTTTCGCTTCAATAACATTCATCATGCTTATGATGATTAATTGCAGCGCCATGTTCGTGAGCGTATTCACCAGCATATCTATGAAAATAGACAATTTTCAAAATGCCATGTTGGGAAACTATTCATTGGTAGGATATGTAATAGGAGCCATATTGTGCATGATTCTATCGGCTTTCAAGATACCCTTCAAATATATCTTCGCATTCGGGTTCAGTTTCATCACAGCCTACGCCATATATATGTATTTCCAATACCAAAGCATGGGTCTTTATGAACACATGATATGGGCCACGATACTGCGCTCGACCGGTATGATGATACTCTATACCATGTGTGCCGTATTGGGTAGTATACGCCTGCCTCTCAAATATATGTCGTCTTGGATTTTTGTAATGCTCTTTGCCCGGTCAATTATCGGGCCGACCGTAGGAACAGCGATTTATTCCAACTTATTAAACGAACGTCAGCAACATTATATGGCCACACTATCGACAGGAGTAGACTTGATGAATCCAGAAATCGCAGGCAGCTTCAATCAAACGGTGAAAGGCAGTCAATTCATGCAAGGACATAGTGCCGAAACCGCGACTACTCTTGCGACCATGCAAGTATCAGGACGCATTCAAGTACAAGCCATGTTGTCGGCTCTCAAAGAAATCACGGGCTGGACAATCTTTGCAAGCATATTATTCATTATTATAGTTCTCTGTGTCCGGTACAAGCAACCAGAATATCCGGGAATACTGAATCTCAAAGAAAAAGGAGCTTATGTAGGGAAAGAATTAGCCTAA
- a CDS encoding META domain-containing protein, whose product MKNFLFTGFIILLLSAVSCKTTEKGSMTQTQTPTSQTNEKKNISINREELNGTWIIKTAKGKTVIGDSPVEITFDLTNGRIYGNDGCNVINGTAFFENENGLRFESLISTMKACRPEVTDRTVLNALNETRSYKRADTKELSIKFCDEKGKSVMTLEKRMVDLLNGSWKVTTIDGKKITEENPTMVIDIPEAKLSGFAGCNRMFGGISLDGTAFGIAFTQVATTRMACPDMKTEQLFLSALGKVTGFYMIDNFHAALYQQPQTPIIIIEKVQ is encoded by the coding sequence ATGAAAAATTTTCTTTTTACCGGATTCATTATTTTACTTCTATCCGCAGTATCTTGTAAAACGACTGAAAAAGGAAGTATGACACAAACTCAAACTCCCACATCACAAACCAATGAGAAGAAAAACATTTCTATAAATCGAGAAGAACTCAACGGGACATGGATTATAAAAACAGCCAAAGGTAAAACCGTTATAGGCGATTCACCAGTAGAAATCACTTTCGATCTCACAAACGGACGTATTTACGGCAACGATGGTTGCAACGTGATAAACGGCACTGCATTTTTCGAAAATGAGAATGGGTTACGTTTCGAATCGCTCATCTCGACGATGAAGGCCTGCCGACCAGAAGTTACAGATCGTACTGTCCTCAATGCTTTGAACGAAACCCGCTCTTATAAACGAGCTGATACCAAAGAGCTATCTATCAAATTCTGTGACGAAAAAGGGAAATCTGTGATGACCCTTGAAAAACGAATGGTAGATCTATTAAATGGTTCTTGGAAAGTCACAACTATCGACGGGAAAAAAATCACCGAAGAAAATCCGACTATGGTTATCGATATCCCAGAGGCAAAATTATCTGGATTTGCAGGCTGTAACCGTATGTTCGGAGGGATTTCTTTAGATGGAACCGCTTTCGGAATAGCTTTTACACAAGTAGCAACTACCCGCATGGCTTGTCCAGATATGAAAACGGAGCAATTATTCTTATCGGCACTCGGCAAAGTTACCGGATTTTACATGATAGACAACTTTCATGCAGCATTATATCAACAACCCCAAACTCCGATAATCATCATCGAAAAAGTTCAATAA
- a CDS encoding M13 family metallopeptidase, which yields MKRVMILSFAAALLATGCTSKSTVKTPGIDLSNLDTTVACGDDFYDYACGGWMKKNPLKPEYARFGSFDQLRENNREQIRLLFEELGKQKAEPGSIAQKIGDLYNMGLDSVRLNEEGASPIAEELSRIQSLSGKEAISAMIGEMHRTTSAPFFAIYVDADAKNSTMNIAGWYQAGMNMGDRDYYIADDEANSKIRDSYRNYIQKIFTLSGYSAESAAQAAATVLKVETEIAKAAFTREELRDPQAGYNVMTIDELKKQFGGLDWDIYFNTVGLDSLKKINIGQPRTLKAVNNLLKTLNEQEIRDYLAFNCIDGAAPYLSDDFVNAHFDFYSKTLSGKEQIEPRWKRALDVPNSLLSEAVGEMYVAKYFPPEAKERMVQLVANLQTALGQHIDSLEWMSDETKAKAHEKLNNFYVKIGYPDKWRDYTGLTVNPKDSYYANIRRAAEFETLYSLKDEGKPVDKTKWYMSPQTVNAYYNPSSNEICFPAGILQPPFFNFDADDAVNYGAIGVVIGHEMTHGFDDQGRQFDKDGNLNDWWTSADAEQFTKRAEILASQYDNIVVLDTVHANGHFTLGENIADHGGLRIAYTALHNTFDGVEPAPIDGFTADQRFYLAYAALWAGNIRDAEILRLTKIDPHSLGRWRVNAALRNMETFFKAFDIKEGDAMYMAPEDRVIIW from the coding sequence ATGAAAAGAGTAATGATTTTATCGTTTGCTGCTGCTTTGCTTGCTACTGGTTGTACAAGCAAATCGACCGTAAAGACTCCGGGTATCGATCTTTCCAATCTCGATACGACGGTAGCTTGTGGTGATGATTTTTATGATTATGCGTGTGGCGGCTGGATGAAGAAAAATCCGTTGAAGCCTGAGTATGCTCGTTTCGGATCTTTCGACCAATTACGTGAAAATAACCGAGAACAAATTCGATTGTTATTCGAAGAATTAGGTAAACAAAAGGCTGAACCGGGTAGTATCGCTCAAAAAATTGGCGATTTGTACAATATGGGATTGGATAGTGTGCGATTGAATGAGGAGGGAGCTTCTCCTATTGCGGAAGAATTGAGTCGTATACAATCACTTTCCGGTAAAGAGGCGATAAGTGCCATGATAGGAGAGATGCATCGTACCACATCAGCCCCATTTTTTGCCATATATGTGGATGCCGATGCTAAGAACAGTACGATGAATATCGCAGGTTGGTATCAGGCGGGTATGAATATGGGTGACCGTGATTACTATATAGCCGACGATGAAGCCAATAGCAAGATACGGGATAGTTATCGCAACTATATTCAGAAAATATTTACATTGTCGGGATACAGTGCCGAGTCCGCAGCGCAAGCAGCTGCTACCGTATTGAAGGTGGAGACCGAAATCGCTAAGGCCGCTTTTACTCGCGAAGAGTTGCGTGATCCTCAGGCGGGTTATAATGTTATGACAATCGATGAATTGAAAAAGCAATTCGGCGGTCTGGATTGGGATATTTATTTTAATACGGTGGGTTTAGACAGCTTGAAAAAGATAAACATTGGTCAGCCGCGTACATTGAAAGCTGTAAATAATTTGCTGAAAACATTGAACGAGCAAGAGATTCGCGATTATCTGGCGTTCAACTGTATCGACGGTGCAGCTCCCTATTTGAGCGATGACTTTGTAAATGCTCATTTCGATTTCTATTCGAAGACTTTATCGGGGAAAGAACAAATTGAACCTCGTTGGAAACGTGCTCTCGATGTCCCTAACAGTCTCTTGTCGGAGGCCGTGGGCGAAATGTATGTTGCCAAATATTTCCCTCCTGAGGCAAAAGAGCGTATGGTACAACTTGTTGCGAATTTGCAGACCGCACTGGGACAACATATAGACAGCCTTGAATGGATGAGCGATGAAACCAAAGCGAAGGCTCATGAGAAACTAAACAACTTTTATGTAAAGATCGGTTATCCCGATAAATGGCGCGATTATACAGGTTTGACGGTGAATCCGAAAGATAGTTATTATGCTAATATTCGTCGTGCAGCCGAATTTGAAACTTTATATTCTCTGAAAGATGAGGGGAAACCTGTGGATAAGACCAAGTGGTATATGAGTCCTCAAACCGTTAATGCTTATTATAATCCGAGCTCTAACGAAATTTGTTTCCCTGCCGGAATTTTGCAGCCTCCATTCTTTAATTTTGATGCCGATGATGCCGTTAATTACGGGGCTATCGGTGTCGTTATAGGACATGAAATGACTCACGGATTCGACGATCAAGGGCGCCAGTTCGATAAAGATGGTAATCTTAATGATTGGTGGACTTCTGCCGATGCTGAGCAATTTACTAAACGAGCTGAAATTTTGGCTTCGCAATATGATAACATTGTTGTGCTCGATACAGTGCATGCCAATGGTCATTTTACATTAGGTGAGAATATTGCTGACCATGGAGGTTTACGCATTGCTTATACTGCATTGCATAATACTTTCGATGGTGTGGAGCCGGCTCCGATCGATGGATTTACTGCCGATCAACGTTTCTATCTGGCGTATGCTGCATTGTGGGCCGGCAATATTAGAGATGCCGAAATTCTCCGGTTGACGAAGATTGACCCTCACTCGTTGGGCCGTTGGCGTGTCAATGCTGCGTTGCGTAATATGGAAACTTTCTTTAAGGCTTTTGATATTAAAGAAGGAGATGCCATGTACATGGCTCCCGAAGATCGGGTGATTATTTGGTAA
- a CDS encoding ABC-F family ATP-binding cassette domain-containing protein, which yields MISIEGLSVAFGGNTLFDNITYVINKKDRIALVGKNGAGKSTMLKIIAGLQAPTSGNVNMPKDLTVGYLPQQMNLSDTRTVMEEAEQAFSHIFELQSRIERMNTELSERTDYESEYYQELIERVSNANEQLALIGASNYQAEIEKTLIGLGFTREDFGRDTSEFSGGWRMRIELAKLLLQRPDVLLLDEPTNHLDIESIQWLESFLSTRANAVVLVSHDRAFIDNVTTRTIEISLGRIYDYQVNYSRYVVLRQERLEQQMRAYENQQKQIQDTEAFIERFRYKATKSVQVQSRIKQLAKLERVEVDEVDTSRLNLKFPPAPRSGDYPIIAEGVGKNYGSHVVFSNATFTIKRGEKVAFVGKNGEGKSTLVKCIMGEIPYTGTLKIGHNVKIGYFAQNQASLLDESITVFDTIDRVAVGDIRTKIRDILGAFMFGGEASDKKVKVLSGGEKTRLAMIRLLLEPVNLLILDEPTNHLDMRTKDVLKQAIRDFNGTVILVSHDREFLDGLVSKVYEFGGGQVREHLGGIYDFLESRKLDSLRELEQRATVSKTEKDGNISKDSASPAQSEDSKLSYGEQKEFARRLRKAEKVVADIESEIAGLEKRIAEVEEKLATPDGAADTSLYELHGQLKKQLDDVMWKWSEASEVLDKLQK from the coding sequence ATGATATCGATAGAAGGACTTTCGGTCGCTTTTGGAGGAAATACACTATTTGACAATATTACTTATGTAATTAATAAAAAGGATCGCATTGCATTGGTGGGGAAAAATGGTGCGGGGAAATCGACTATGTTGAAAATCATAGCCGGGTTGCAGGCTCCGACATCGGGTAATGTGAATATGCCGAAAGACCTTACGGTGGGGTATCTTCCCCAGCAGATGAATCTATCCGACACTCGTACGGTAATGGAAGAGGCGGAACAGGCTTTTTCTCATATATTCGAATTACAGTCGCGTATAGAGCGCATGAATACCGAATTGTCCGAGCGTACCGATTATGAGTCGGAATATTATCAGGAGTTGATAGAGCGGGTTTCCAATGCTAATGAGCAATTGGCTCTTATCGGGGCATCCAATTATCAGGCAGAGATAGAGAAAACTTTAATAGGGCTGGGATTTACACGAGAGGACTTCGGACGGGATACGTCGGAGTTCAGCGGAGGGTGGCGTATGCGTATCGAATTGGCGAAGTTGTTGTTACAGCGTCCCGATGTGCTTTTGCTCGATGAGCCCACCAACCATTTGGATATAGAGTCTATACAATGGCTCGAAAGTTTTTTATCGACTCGCGCCAATGCAGTCGTATTGGTTTCTCACGACCGGGCGTTTATCGATAATGTGACAACACGGACGATTGAAATCTCTTTGGGGCGCATTTATGACTATCAAGTCAATTATTCCCGTTATGTTGTTCTCCGGCAAGAGCGTCTCGAACAGCAGATGAGAGCTTATGAGAACCAGCAGAAACAGATACAGGATACCGAGGCTTTCATCGAGCGTTTTCGTTATAAGGCAACGAAGTCGGTGCAGGTACAGTCGCGTATCAAGCAACTTGCCAAACTCGAACGTGTAGAAGTGGACGAAGTAGATACCTCCCGGTTGAATCTAAAATTCCCACCGGCGCCTCGTTCGGGCGATTATCCCATTATCGCCGAAGGAGTAGGAAAGAATTATGGCAGTCATGTGGTTTTTTCGAATGCCACGTTTACGATTAAACGAGGCGAAAAAGTCGCTTTTGTCGGGAAAAACGGTGAAGGAAAATCGACTTTGGTAAAATGTATCATGGGCGAAATTCCCTATACAGGAACTTTGAAGATAGGGCATAATGTAAAGATCGGGTATTTTGCTCAAAATCAAGCGAGCTTGCTCGACGAATCTATTACGGTTTTCGATACGATCGATCGGGTTGCGGTAGGGGATATTCGTACAAAAATACGAGATATACTCGGTGCTTTCATGTTTGGGGGAGAGGCTTCGGACAAGAAAGTAAAAGTTTTGTCGGGAGGGGAGAAGACCCGATTGGCAATGATACGTCTATTGCTCGAACCTGTTAATTTGCTTATTCTCGATGAGCCGACTAACCATCTGGATATGCGTACCAAAGATGTGTTGAAACAAGCGATTCGTGATTTTAACGGGACGGTAATTCTTGTTTCCCACGACCGGGAATTTCTCGATGGTTTGGTTTCGAAAGTATATGAGTTCGGTGGAGGACAGGTGCGAGAGCATTTGGGCGGAATTTATGATTTCCTGGAAAGCCGTAAGCTGGATTCTTTGCGAGAGCTTGAACAACGAGCCACAGTTTCGAAAACAGAGAAGGACGGAAATATTTCGAAAGATTCTGCTTCTCCGGCCCAATCGGAGGATTCTAAGTTGTCGTATGGAGAGCAAAAAGAGTTTGCCCGTCGTTTGAGAAAGGCCGAAAAGGTGGTTGCGGATATTGAATCGGAGATTGCTGGTTTGGAGAAACGAATAGCCGAGGTGGAGGAAAAGTTGGCAACACCCGATGGCGCGGCAGATACTTCGTTATACGAACTACATGGGCAGTTGAAGAAGCAACTCGATGATGTGATGTGGAAATGGTCCGAGGCTTCCGAAGTATTGGATAAATTACAGAAATAA